One Nostoc sp. UHCC 0302 DNA window includes the following coding sequences:
- a CDS encoding NAD(P)/FAD-dependent oxidoreductase, with product MVKKVAIVGAGPSGVLLAHYLLHRGDKYQIDIYERRSDPRTVSFSKSRTFPISLSERGMSALRQISGLEEAIKDISLEITGAIFHQKNGKTRLTSRKQPLFTLDRTKLVIVLLEKLTEKSNNQRLNIHFNCQCTEVDFVARKAKFQKVGEAIPTESTADFSIDYDLLIGADGARSVVRKYFLSTEQFECEQKYIPSDYKSIFLPRPDTKSEISLKPDKVHTWTLDDGKVFLLLHQRDGTISGVIYFPHENNQVVGLSSTEEVLNFFGENFPEVGQLMPESEAEAFLNRAIAQIPTIRCNRYHQNDSVLLIGDAAHAVSSSIGQGCNAALEDVVLFNKLLDEYSDNLAVVLEQFTVRRLPDAHALVELGDYAFPASKGLLIEFLLRNLFAKTLHNLFPQRFSPSLFDLISESTVPYSEILSLYKGWISKVKKSNNTNS from the coding sequence ATGGTTAAAAAAGTTGCGATCGTTGGTGCAGGCCCTAGCGGCGTTCTGCTTGCTCACTATCTTTTACATCGTGGCGACAAATACCAAATTGATATTTATGAGCGCCGCAGCGATCCCCGGACTGTTTCATTCTCGAAATCCCGAACCTTTCCCATTTCCCTCAGCGAAAGGGGAATGAGTGCTTTACGACAGATTTCTGGACTTGAGGAAGCAATTAAAGATATTAGTTTAGAGATTACAGGAGCGATTTTTCACCAAAAAAATGGTAAGACGCGGCTAACATCTAGAAAACAACCTCTGTTTACTCTTGACCGCACTAAATTAGTAATTGTGCTGTTAGAAAAACTAACAGAAAAATCCAATAATCAAAGACTTAACATTCACTTTAATTGCCAATGCACAGAAGTAGATTTTGTAGCGAGAAAGGCGAAATTTCAAAAAGTTGGGGAAGCAATACCCACAGAATCAACGGCAGATTTTTCTATTGATTATGACTTATTAATTGGTGCTGATGGAGCGCGTTCTGTAGTTAGAAAGTATTTTCTTTCTACAGAACAATTTGAGTGTGAGCAGAAATATATCCCCTCTGACTACAAATCGATTTTTCTACCCCGTCCTGATACTAAATCAGAAATAAGTCTGAAACCTGATAAAGTCCACACTTGGACACTAGATGATGGCAAGGTGTTTTTGCTATTGCATCAACGCGACGGGACTATTAGTGGTGTGATTTACTTCCCCCACGAGAATAACCAAGTCGTAGGGCTTTCCAGCACAGAAGAAGTACTCAACTTCTTTGGCGAGAATTTCCCGGAAGTTGGTCAATTGATGCCAGAATCAGAAGCCGAAGCTTTTCTGAATCGAGCGATCGCTCAAATTCCTACAATTCGCTGTAACCGCTATCATCAAAATGACAGCGTGTTATTAATTGGAGATGCTGCCCATGCTGTATCATCCTCTATTGGTCAAGGTTGCAATGCAGCACTTGAAGATGTAGTTTTGTTTAACAAGCTTTTGGATGAATATTCTGATAATTTAGCTGTAGTTTTAGAACAATTTACAGTTCGCCGCTTACCAGATGCTCACGCCTTAGTTGAACTGGGCGATTATGCTTTTCCGGCATCTAAGGGATTATTAATTGAGTTTCTCTTGAGAAATCTATTTGCCAAAACGCTGCATAACTTATTTCCTCAACGCTTTTCACCATCGTTATTTGATTTAATATCTGAAAGCACAGTCCCTTATAGTGAAATTTTGAGTTTATATAAAGGGTGGATATCTAAAGTAAAAAAGTCGAATAATACTAATTCCTAA
- the priA gene encoding primosomal protein N': protein MYINDVNLSPLFVAEPGESYQSEKTLNRWIEVLVDCPGITGLFTYRLPDQLEIKPGDILSVPFGTQKIGAIAIRLLAQPNVDLPPEKIREVEDIVSVGFFPSTYWELLNRVAAYYYTPLIQVIRVALPPGLLGRSQRRIRLVRRGGGKRERGGKGEDEINNSKLKNTLATSLPHSPTPLLPHSFLSPTARQILELLQAQPAGDYSYVYIQQKIKSAYRGVRELLRFGLVESYLEPPRLTRPKLQKAVTLIDATNSDLTTRQREILEVLRRHGGELWQSELLQICSASSSTLKTMAQKGYIVIEEREVLRTEQGPAVAGDGAKSLTNDQATALAKIQKLDRFTQVLLHGVTGSGKTEVYLQAIAPLLAQGKSALVLVPEIGLTPQLTDRFRARFGDNKISVYHSALSDGERYDTWRQMLTGEPQVVIGTRSAVFAPLPKLGLIILDEEHDSSFKQDSPTPTYHARTVAQWRAELEDCPLVLGSATPSLESWVSVKEAGEQGAVRSQEYQSSPPPPLSYYLSLPQRIHSRPLPPVEIVDMRQELQQGNRSIFSRSLQEALQQLQERRQQGILFIHRRGHSSFVSCRSCGYVLECPQCDVSLAYHHTEEGAPQLLRCHYCNYTRSHPKFCPDCCSPYLKFFGSGTQRVTQELAREFPQLRLIRFDSDTTRNKGAHRTLLTQFANGEADLLVGTQMLTKGLDLPQVTLVGVVAADGLLHLSDYRASERAFQTLTQVAGRAGRGDDPGRVIVQTYTTEHPVIEAVQTHNYQSFSNTELEQRQALNYPPYGRLILLRLSSLDPIQVQNVAQIIATTLSADEGFEILGPAPASILRVANRYRWQILIKFASDTLPQLPDWEEVRSLCPQSVSLTIDVDPLNIM from the coding sequence ATGTATATTAATGACGTAAATTTATCTCCTTTATTCGTAGCTGAGCCAGGGGAATCGTATCAGTCAGAGAAAACATTAAATCGATGGATTGAAGTTCTGGTAGACTGTCCAGGAATCACAGGATTATTTACTTACCGATTACCAGACCAGTTAGAAATAAAACCTGGGGATATTTTGAGCGTGCCATTTGGGACGCAAAAAATAGGAGCGATCGCCATTCGTTTGCTAGCACAACCAAATGTCGATTTACCACCGGAAAAAATCCGAGAAGTAGAAGATATCGTCAGCGTTGGGTTTTTTCCAAGTACTTATTGGGAATTACTCAATCGCGTAGCCGCATATTACTATACACCCTTAATTCAGGTGATCCGGGTTGCTTTGCCACCTGGTTTGCTGGGGCGATCGCAGCGTCGTATCCGCCTTGTGAGAAGAGGAGGGGGGAAAAGGGAAAGGGGGGGAAAGGGAGAGGATGAAATAAACAATTCAAAATTGAAAAATACTCTTGCTACCTCACTCCCCCACTCCCCCACTCCCCTACTCCCCCACTCCTTCCTCTCTCCAACTGCGCGGCAAATTTTGGAGCTTTTACAAGCGCAGCCAGCAGGCGACTACAGTTACGTTTATATACAACAAAAAATTAAATCTGCTTATCGGGGAGTTCGAGAGTTATTGCGGTTTGGTTTAGTAGAAAGCTACTTAGAACCACCGAGATTAACTCGGCCAAAGCTGCAAAAAGCAGTCACATTGATAGATGCAACTAACAGTGACTTAACTACTCGTCAAAGAGAGATTTTAGAAGTACTAAGACGACACGGGGGGGAGTTATGGCAAAGTGAATTATTGCAAATTTGTAGCGCCAGCTCCTCTACCCTAAAGACGATGGCACAAAAGGGTTATATTGTCATTGAAGAACGAGAAGTATTACGAACAGAACAAGGGCCAGCAGTAGCAGGCGATGGTGCTAAATCGTTAACAAATGACCAAGCGACTGCTTTAGCAAAAATACAGAAATTAGATAGATTTACTCAAGTATTGTTGCATGGAGTCACAGGATCAGGAAAAACAGAAGTATATTTGCAAGCGATCGCACCTTTACTCGCTCAAGGTAAATCTGCCCTCGTTTTAGTACCAGAAATTGGACTCACGCCCCAGCTAACAGACCGTTTCCGCGCCCGATTTGGCGACAACAAAATTAGCGTCTATCACAGCGCCCTCTCAGACGGTGAACGTTACGACACTTGGCGACAAATGCTTACAGGAGAACCCCAAGTTGTCATCGGTACGCGTAGCGCCGTTTTCGCTCCTTTGCCCAAGTTGGGTTTGATTATCTTAGATGAAGAACACGACAGCAGCTTTAAGCAAGATTCCCCCACTCCCACCTACCACGCCCGCACCGTCGCCCAGTGGCGAGCAGAACTAGAAGACTGTCCCTTAGTCTTGGGTTCTGCTACACCTTCGTTGGAAAGTTGGGTAAGCGTTAAGGAGGCAGGAGAACAGGGAGCAGTAAGAAGTCAGGAATACCAATCTTCTCCCCCTCCCCCCCTCTCCTATTACCTGTCATTACCACAACGCATCCACTCCCGGCCGTTACCGCCAGTGGAAATAGTCGATATGCGGCAAGAGTTGCAGCAAGGAAATCGTTCTATATTTAGTAGGTCGTTGCAAGAGGCTTTGCAACAGCTACAAGAAAGACGACAACAGGGAATCTTATTTATCCATCGGCGGGGACATAGCAGTTTTGTATCTTGCCGCAGTTGTGGATATGTGCTGGAATGCCCGCAGTGTGATGTGTCGCTGGCATATCACCATACCGAAGAGGGAGCGCCGCAACTATTGCGTTGTCATTACTGTAACTATACGCGATCGCACCCGAAATTCTGCCCTGACTGTTGTTCTCCTTATTTGAAATTCTTCGGGAGTGGTACTCAACGTGTCACCCAAGAACTAGCACGAGAGTTTCCGCAGCTACGCTTGATTCGTTTTGATAGCGATACCACTCGTAACAAAGGCGCACACCGGACTCTACTCACTCAGTTTGCCAACGGCGAAGCAGATTTATTAGTAGGTACGCAAATGCTTACCAAAGGTTTGGATTTGCCGCAGGTAACGCTTGTGGGTGTTGTGGCCGCTGATGGATTGCTGCATTTATCAGATTATCGTGCCAGTGAACGAGCATTTCAAACCCTGACTCAGGTAGCTGGACGCGCAGGCAGAGGTGATGATCCCGGCCGGGTGATTGTGCAAACTTACACCACAGAACATCCAGTAATTGAAGCGGTGCAAACTCACAATTATCAATCTTTCTCTAATACGGAACTAGAACAAAGGCAAGCATTAAATTATCCTCCCTACGGACGATTAATATTGTTGCGCTTGAGTAGTCTTGATCCCATTCAAGTGCAGAATGTAGCCCAAATAATTGCTACAACTTTGAGCGCAGACGAAGGATTTGAGATATTAGGGCCAGCACCAGCTAGCATTTTACGGGTAGCTAATCGTTATCGCTGGCAGATATTAATTAAATTTGCTTCCGATACATTGCCACAATTGCCAGATTGGGAAGAAGTGCGATCGCTTTGTCCCCAGTCTGTTAGCCTGACGATTGACGTAGACCCGTTAAACATTATGTAA
- a CDS encoding RpoD/SigA family RNA polymerase sigma factor translates to MNIAELGKMEILENAADNEEELLDNLDIVADEEPPIVEIIEIAENVESEERDGDAMAAARPSGYNKTEHDDAVGAFFKEMARYPLLKPDEEVELARRVRFLEEVREIQAALELELGQQASKLQVASQLEMTEKQLESRLYQGRVAKRKMIRSNLRLVVSIAKRYLNRGVPFLDLIQEGAMGLNRATEKFDPDKGYKFSTYAYWWIRQAITRAIANDARTIRLPIHIVEKLNKLKKAQRELKQKLCRNPSEAEMAEVLEINVQQLRQLQQLRRQALSLNHRVGKEEDTELMDLLEDEDNLSPEAKMNENMMRQEIWEVLGDVLTPREKDVISLRYGLTTSEPCTLEEVGNMFNLSRERVRQIQSKAMRKLRRPHIAKRLKGWLI, encoded by the coding sequence ATGAACATTGCTGAATTGGGAAAAATGGAAATACTGGAGAATGCTGCTGATAATGAAGAAGAATTACTTGATAATTTAGATATAGTGGCAGATGAAGAACCCCCCATTGTAGAGATTATAGAGATTGCAGAGAATGTCGAATCAGAGGAACGGGATGGCGATGCGATGGCTGCCGCCCGTCCATCGGGATATAATAAAACCGAGCATGATGATGCTGTAGGTGCTTTTTTTAAAGAAATGGCGCGTTATCCGCTCTTAAAGCCTGATGAAGAGGTAGAGTTAGCGAGACGAGTCAGGTTTCTAGAAGAAGTAAGGGAAATCCAAGCTGCATTAGAGTTAGAGTTGGGACAACAAGCTAGCAAGCTACAAGTAGCTTCCCAGCTAGAAATGACCGAAAAACAATTAGAAAGTCGCTTGTATCAAGGTCGGGTAGCGAAACGTAAAATGATTCGCTCAAACTTGAGGTTAGTAGTATCCATTGCCAAGCGATATCTCAATAGAGGAGTGCCTTTTCTGGATTTAATTCAGGAAGGAGCAATGGGTTTAAACCGCGCTACAGAAAAATTTGATCCAGATAAAGGATATAAGTTTTCTACCTACGCCTATTGGTGGATTCGACAAGCGATTACCAGAGCGATCGCTAATGATGCCAGAACTATTCGCTTGCCAATTCATATTGTTGAAAAACTCAACAAACTTAAAAAAGCGCAACGCGAACTCAAGCAGAAACTCTGCCGTAATCCTTCTGAAGCTGAAATGGCAGAAGTTTTAGAAATTAATGTCCAACAGTTACGCCAACTACAACAACTACGGCGTCAAGCACTTTCTCTAAATCACCGTGTCGGTAAAGAAGAAGACACGGAATTAATGGATTTGCTAGAAGATGAGGATAACCTGTCTCCTGAAGCAAAAATGAACGAAAATATGATGCGTCAGGAGATTTGGGAAGTACTAGGTGACGTGTTGACTCCACGAGAGAAAGATGTGATTTCTCTGCGTTATGGATTGACAACCAGCGAACCCTGTACATTAGAAGAAGTTGGCAATATGTTCAATCTTTCCCGTGAGCGAGTACGACAAATTCAAAGCAAAGCTATGCGGAAATTGCGGCGTCCACACATAGCCAAACGCTTAAAAGGTTGGTTAATTTAA
- a CDS encoding GNAT family N-acetyltransferase — MTSPSNLILRFAEPADCSALFELIQGLAEYEKLSHAVTGNALELKEHLFGTPKYVEAILAEYAGQAVGFALYFYNYSTFLTKPGIYLEDLFVLPEYRRKGIGKALLTKVAQIAVEKNCGRLEWSVLDWNESAQEFYRSMGASILDDWRICRVTEKILPKLAARDVKQV; from the coding sequence ATGACTTCGCCTAGCAATTTGATTTTACGTTTTGCTGAACCAGCTGATTGCAGCGCACTATTTGAATTAATTCAAGGACTTGCAGAGTACGAAAAATTATCTCATGCTGTCACTGGCAATGCTCTAGAACTTAAGGAGCATTTATTTGGCACACCTAAATATGTAGAAGCAATATTAGCCGAATATGCAGGTCAAGCTGTTGGCTTCGCACTATATTTTTATAATTATTCAACATTTTTGACAAAGCCAGGAATTTATCTAGAAGATTTATTTGTCTTACCAGAATATCGACGAAAAGGTATAGGTAAAGCTCTCCTTACCAAAGTGGCCCAAATAGCTGTAGAGAAGAATTGCGGACGCTTAGAGTGGAGCGTATTGGACTGGAATGAATCAGCTCAAGAATTCTACCGTAGTATGGGAGCATCCATATTAGATGATTGGCGAATCTGTCGCGTAACAGAAAAGATTCTGCCTAAATTAGCGGCTAGAGATGTAAAGCAAGTGTGA
- a CDS encoding c-type cytochrome, whose amino-acid sequence MKKIISVILLGIAIFTFAFSTPAFAADTASGAKVFSANCASCHAGGKNLVQAPKNLKKEALEKYGLYSAEAIISQVTKGKNAMPAFGGRLKPNQIEDVAAYVLEQADKDWK is encoded by the coding sequence ATGAAAAAGATTATTTCAGTAATACTGTTAGGCATAGCAATCTTCACTTTTGCCTTCAGTACTCCGGCTTTCGCAGCAGATACTGCTAGTGGAGCCAAAGTATTTAGTGCAAATTGTGCTTCCTGTCATGCAGGTGGTAAAAATCTGGTTCAAGCGCCAAAGAACCTGAAGAAGGAAGCTTTGGAAAAGTATGGTTTGTATTCAGCGGAGGCAATTATCTCTCAAGTGACAAAAGGTAAAAATGCCATGCCTGCCTTTGGTGGTCGCTTAAAACCTAACCAGATTGAAGATGTAGCTGCTTATGTCCTTGAACAAGCAGACAAGGATTGGAAGTAA
- a CDS encoding tetratricopeptide repeat protein: MADLWRFFLSLIIAFPLTFLPTSAHSSPMFITPITAGDFFKLGVDKMQRGDYQEAIENFNQTIQLQKDFAMAYSDRCLAYLQLQDYHQAIADCTQAINFAPAHFEAYLNRGLAHYRKGNYSAAIADYNQALTLKPYDFRTYYNRGVALTEQGNYLEAIVDYNRALTQIPQASNLLLADIYNDRGLARLLLQDNQTAMLDFNLAIRFNAQDYRVYFNRGCAYGRNGDNFGAVNDFSEVIRLNPSNALAYFNRGIAHYNLGYHQGAIADLKKASEYFEYEGKKIAYEKTLDLLKALRRQISLAMEIALL, encoded by the coding sequence ATGGCTGATTTGTGGCGATTTTTTCTCAGTTTAATTATTGCTTTTCCTTTGACTTTTTTGCCAACTTCTGCACACTCATCTCCCATGTTCATCACACCAATAACAGCGGGTGATTTCTTCAAGTTGGGTGTAGATAAAATGCAGCGTGGTGATTACCAGGAAGCAATAGAGAACTTTAACCAAACCATTCAACTGCAAAAAGATTTTGCTATGGCTTACAGCGATCGCTGTCTTGCTTATCTCCAATTACAAGATTACCACCAAGCGATCGCAGACTGTACTCAAGCAATAAATTTTGCACCAGCTCACTTTGAGGCATATTTAAATCGCGGACTAGCACACTACAGAAAAGGGAATTATTCAGCTGCCATTGCTGATTATAATCAAGCCCTTACACTTAAACCCTATGATTTCCGCACTTACTACAACCGAGGAGTAGCCCTAACTGAGCAAGGAAATTATTTAGAAGCTATTGTTGATTACAACAGGGCATTAACTCAAATTCCCCAAGCAAGCAATTTATTGCTGGCAGATATCTATAATGACCGAGGTTTAGCGCGGTTGTTATTACAAGATAACCAAACAGCTATGCTCGACTTTAATCTGGCAATTCGTTTCAATGCTCAAGATTATCGAGTTTACTTTAATCGTGGTTGTGCTTACGGACGAAACGGGGACAACTTTGGCGCTGTAAATGATTTTTCTGAAGTCATAAGACTTAACCCCAGTAATGCCCTAGCTTATTTTAATCGCGGCATTGCTCACTATAACTTAGGGTATCATCAAGGTGCGATCGCGGATCTTAAAAAGGCATCTGAGTACTTTGAATATGAAGGAAAAAAGATAGCTTACGAAAAAACTTTGGATTTACTTAAGGCTTTACGACGACAAATTTCTTTAGCAATGGAAATTGCTCTTTTATAA
- a CDS encoding Uma2 family endonuclease, translating into MIQSLRKLFTFDEFIAKYPDNTGKHYELHDGVIVEMPQPTGDHEQIIVFLVQKFILEYNRISLPYGIPKTVLVKPLESESAYSPDVLILNLPNLVNEPLWKKESTVSQAESIPLVIEVVSSNWRDDYLKKAADYEAVGIPEYWIVDYAALGGRRFIGNPKQPTISIYTLIDGEYQVSQFRGSTHIVSSTFPELNLTAEQIFQAGGYPA; encoded by the coding sequence ATGATTCAAAGCTTACGTAAACTATTTACATTCGATGAATTCATTGCTAAATATCCTGACAACACAGGAAAACATTATGAATTGCATGATGGAGTAATAGTCGAGATGCCGCAACCCACAGGCGACCATGAACAGATTATCGTATTTTTAGTCCAGAAATTTATTCTAGAATATAATCGCATCAGCCTACCCTATGGCATTCCGAAAACAGTACTAGTAAAACCACTTGAAAGTGAATCGGCTTACTCACCAGATGTGTTGATATTAAATCTGCCTAATTTGGTAAATGAACCTCTGTGGAAAAAAGAATCTACTGTAAGCCAAGCGGAATCAATACCCTTAGTAATTGAGGTAGTGAGTAGCAATTGGCGTGATGATTATTTAAAAAAAGCTGCTGATTATGAGGCTGTAGGCATCCCAGAATACTGGATTGTAGACTATGCTGCTTTAGGCGGTAGGCGATTTATTGGCAACCCCAAACAGCCAACTATCTCGATTTACACCTTAATTGACGGAGAATATCAAGTCAGCCAGTTTCGAGGTAGCACTCACATCGTCTCGTCTACTTTCCCAGAGTTAAATTTAACCGCCGAACAGATTTTTCAAGCTGGTGGATACCCTGCATAG
- a CDS encoding TonB-dependent receptor, protein MKKYFLLLPIALPTLLIAFPAFADDIEIKQKNIDNSTTATLNIPSLSEIQLPTTNAELLTQKSAPDEQPEAEPTSSDDVDISIEAIGEKDSLPQSTPTYVIEKEEIQKQGANSLADILKKMPGFAINDAGHGADIHTGTYYRGASINQSVFLINGRPINNNVNTYHGGTDLNSIPIEAIERVELYSGTASALYGSSAFGGVVNIITKQGYGKPQLTGSVEFGSLNLNNQQVTYGGSSGAVKYNFSFERFFTDNRYRVPVGAANRDSEGFLSNADTATSTYFGSIAADLDNKNSLNLDVTALSSRRGLIYFGFPLQQDRLDHDGLNIGLSWKTRLGNGESSNLTTSLGYNRDYFSTYDPTGNFYRTGSLDSEQLTARVDNEWQVTANNKLRWGLDLKNSDINGDVLSTNPERIAENETENKSVLNTALFAVNTWNITDNFLVDLGLRQSFDGQFGSYFNPSVGFRYAVTPKVAVRGSWAGGQRNPGLDQLYVYDTVHGWEPNPDLKPENGSTWTAGVDINFTDNLIGQFTYFGSSIDDRLGVIAGRWENIGLVDTNGLEAALQFKIASGWSTFLNYTYTDAQIKTGSEEGLQLGLIPYSVLQTGVGYENSGWQANLYVTYNSGSRRAFFNNPGDKTTDFSPSFVNLDFSGRIPVTSNIGLTVYLENLLDEQYERVNRIYSPGFTFRLGLSATL, encoded by the coding sequence GTGAAAAAGTATTTTTTATTGCTGCCAATTGCTTTACCAACTTTACTAATAGCATTTCCTGCTTTTGCTGATGATATTGAAATTAAGCAGAAAAACATTGATAACTCAACCACAGCAACTTTAAATATTCCTAGTCTTAGTGAAATTCAGTTACCTACTACTAATGCTGAATTATTAACTCAAAAATCTGCACCTGATGAACAGCCAGAAGCAGAGCCAACTTCTAGCGATGATGTAGATATTTCTATAGAAGCGATCGGAGAAAAAGATAGTCTCCCTCAGTCTACACCGACTTATGTAATTGAAAAAGAAGAAATTCAAAAACAGGGTGCTAATAGCCTAGCTGATATTTTAAAAAAAATGCCTGGGTTTGCTATTAATGATGCAGGTCATGGTGCAGATATTCACACAGGTACATATTACAGGGGAGCTTCAATTAATCAGTCTGTATTTCTGATTAATGGCAGACCAATTAATAATAATGTCAATACTTATCATGGTGGAACTGATTTAAATAGCATTCCTATAGAGGCTATTGAACGAGTGGAATTATATAGCGGTACAGCCTCCGCTTTATATGGTTCTTCAGCCTTTGGAGGAGTTGTTAATATTATTACCAAGCAAGGTTATGGAAAACCTCAATTAACTGGTAGTGTGGAATTTGGCTCGTTGAATTTAAATAATCAACAAGTTACCTATGGAGGTTCATCGGGTGCTGTTAAGTATAACTTTAGCTTTGAAAGGTTCTTTACAGATAACCGTTATCGTGTGCCTGTAGGTGCGGCAAATCGCGATTCTGAAGGGTTTTTGTCGAATGCAGACACAGCTACAAGCACTTACTTTGGAAGTATTGCCGCGGATTTAGATAATAAAAACTCTTTAAATTTAGATGTTACTGCGCTTAGTAGTCGTCGTGGTTTAATTTATTTTGGGTTTCCTCTCCAGCAAGACCGATTAGACCACGATGGTTTGAACATTGGTTTATCTTGGAAAACTCGCCTGGGTAATGGAGAAAGTTCCAATTTGACAACCTCACTTGGTTATAACCGAGATTATTTCAGCACCTATGACCCTACAGGAAATTTTTACCGTACAGGTTCTTTAGATTCAGAACAACTGACAGCTAGAGTTGATAATGAATGGCAAGTTACTGCTAATAATAAATTACGTTGGGGATTAGATTTAAAAAACAGCGATATCAACGGTGATGTTTTGAGTACCAATCCAGAAAGGATTGCTGAAAACGAAACTGAAAATAAGAGTGTATTAAATACAGCTTTATTCGCTGTCAATACTTGGAATATTACTGATAATTTTCTTGTAGATTTAGGGTTAAGACAAAGCTTTGATGGTCAGTTTGGCAGTTATTTTAACCCAAGTGTTGGATTTCGTTATGCCGTCACACCAAAAGTTGCTGTGCGTGGAAGTTGGGCGGGGGGACAACGCAATCCTGGGTTGGATCAATTGTATGTTTATGATACGGTTCATGGTTGGGAACCAAACCCTGATTTAAAACCAGAAAATGGCTCAACTTGGACTGCGGGAGTAGATATCAATTTTACTGATAATTTGATTGGACAGTTTACTTACTTCGGCAGTAGTATCGATGACCGCCTGGGAGTAATCGCAGGAAGATGGGAAAACATTGGATTAGTAGATACCAATGGTTTAGAAGCCGCATTGCAATTTAAAATTGCTTCTGGCTGGTCAACTTTCCTTAACTATACTTATACAGATGCCCAAATAAAAACAGGTTCGGAGGAAGGTTTACAGTTAGGTTTGATTCCTTACTCTGTACTTCAAACTGGGGTAGGTTATGAAAATTCAGGATGGCAGGCTAATTTGTATGTTACCTATAACAGTGGTTCCCGCAGAGCGTTCTTTAATAATCCTGGTGATAAGACTACAGATTTTTCTCCATCTTTCGTAAATTTAGATTTCAGCGGTCGGATACCTGTGACCAGCAATATAGGACTGACGGTTTACTTAGAGAATTTACTAGACGAGCAATACGAACGAGTTAATCGGATTTATAGCCCAGGATTTACCTTCCGTCTGGGTTTAAGCGCAACTTTGTAA
- the truB gene encoding tRNA pseudouridine(55) synthase TruB, with product MQGFLNLNKPFGWTSHDCVARVRKLLRFKRVGHAGTLDPAATGVLPIALGKATRLLQYLPGEKAYKATIRLGVRTTTDDLQGEIISSQPCTHLTLAEVKTALAQFEGKIEQIPPIYSAIQVDGKRLYDLARKGEAVEVPVRTVEIFNIEILDWREGDFPELDVAIACGSGTYIRAIARDLGTVLGTSGTLAALIRTESSGFHLANSLTLTDLETQTQAGTFQPVAPDAALQHLPSVTLSATPAQKWCQGQRVSLNLNISGIVRVYEEETRFLGIGQLQDEVLIPQMVFEPIS from the coding sequence GTGCAAGGTTTTCTTAACTTAAACAAACCATTTGGCTGGACTTCCCACGACTGTGTAGCGCGGGTGCGAAAATTATTACGCTTCAAACGTGTGGGACACGCGGGAACTTTAGACCCCGCAGCTACTGGAGTGTTACCCATCGCACTTGGTAAAGCCACAAGACTATTACAATATTTACCAGGGGAAAAAGCTTATAAAGCCACTATCCGTCTTGGTGTGCGGACTACAACCGATGATTTACAAGGTGAGATTATCTCTTCACAACCTTGTACTCATTTAACTTTGGCAGAGGTTAAAACAGCACTGGCACAATTTGAAGGGAAGATTGAGCAAATTCCACCAATTTACAGTGCAATTCAAGTGGACGGAAAGCGTCTTTATGATTTAGCACGCAAAGGTGAAGCAGTGGAAGTTCCAGTGCGGACAGTAGAAATTTTTAATATAGAAATTTTAGATTGGCGGGAAGGAGATTTTCCCGAATTAGATGTGGCGATCGCCTGCGGATCTGGTACATATATAAGAGCGATCGCTCGTGACTTAGGTACGGTTTTAGGAACTAGTGGCACACTCGCCGCTTTGATACGTACTGAAAGTAGCGGTTTCCATTTAGCAAACAGTCTCACCTTGACTGACTTAGAAACACAAACGCAAGCTGGAACATTTCAACCTGTTGCACCTGACGCCGCCTTGCAACATTTGCCATCTGTCACTTTATCAGCAACACCTGCACAAAAATGGTGTCAAGGTCAGCGAGTTTCTCTAAATCTCAATATCTCTGGAATAGTGCGAGTTTATGAAGAAGAGACTCGCTTTTTAGGTATTGGACAATTACAAGACGAAGTATTGATTCCTCAAATGGTGTTTGAACCAATTTCGTGA